From a single Nostoc flagelliforme CCNUN1 genomic region:
- a CDS encoding SGNH/GDSL hydrolase family protein, with product MKKQAVAAGFVLFSFMLPTKASAVSFDQLYVFGDSLSDTGNIYNATDKKYPSSPPYFEGRFSNGSLWVDYLGDQLGLKPTLFTTIPSTPIANQGINFAFGGSGSGLDNAVVDNIGLPGVLKQVLGFAETLQANNQTADPNALYTLWGGANDFFFLNPEDSTTAINNTSLALNTLVGVGAKNILVFNLPDLGQIPAAKNGNRNATTLSKSTTDFNLGLAETVSALSQNPNLNIISVDTYSLLNQASALGFTNVTESCLDRQDICDPANNKFLFWDDFHPTTAGHKLVADTALAAIEAKSVPEPAINLGILALGAFGVVGVLKRQQKRSALVSASRVLDAQLSHTTVES from the coding sequence ATGAAAAAACAAGCTGTAGCGGCAGGATTTGTTCTATTTTCTTTCATGTTGCCGACCAAAGCCTCGGCTGTAAGTTTTGATCAGCTTTATGTATTTGGCGATAGTCTTTCGGATACAGGCAATATATACAATGCTACCGATAAAAAATATCCTTCAAGCCCACCTTACTTTGAAGGACGTTTTTCTAATGGGTCCCTCTGGGTGGATTATCTTGGAGATCAGCTAGGGTTAAAGCCTACTTTATTTACTACTATTCCTTCTACACCAATTGCTAACCAAGGTATAAACTTTGCCTTCGGTGGTTCTGGTTCTGGTTTAGATAATGCTGTTGTTGACAATATAGGATTACCAGGGGTGCTTAAACAAGTCCTCGGTTTTGCCGAAACTCTGCAAGCAAATAATCAAACTGCTGACCCAAATGCACTTTATACATTGTGGGGAGGTGCAAATGATTTCTTTTTTCTAAACCCCGAAGACTCTACCACGGCAATCAATAATACATCCTTGGCGTTGAATACTCTGGTAGGAGTCGGCGCGAAAAATATTCTTGTATTTAACTTGCCAGATTTGGGACAGATCCCAGCAGCTAAAAATGGTAATCGCAACGCTACAACCTTAAGCAAATCAACTACTGACTTTAACTTGGGTTTAGCAGAAACTGTGAGCGCTTTGAGTCAAAACCCAAATCTCAACATCATCTCTGTTGATACTTATTCCTTATTGAATCAGGCTAGCGCATTGGGTTTTACCAATGTAACGGAGTCTTGCCTAGATAGGCAAGATATATGTGACCCAGCTAATAACAAGTTTCTCTTCTGGGACGATTTTCACCCAACGACTGCTGGTCATAAGTTAGTAGCAGACACTGCACTGGCGGCGATTGAGGCTAAGTCTGTCCCTGAACCTGCAATAAATTTGGGGATTTTAGCCCTTGGTGCTTTTGGTGTGGTAGGAGTGCTAAAGCGTCAACAAAAAAGGTCAGCACTTGTATCAGCAAGTCGGGTTCTTGATGCACAATTGTCTCATACAACAGTTGAAAGCTGA
- a CDS encoding DUF2811 domain-containing protein, protein MNSTQNIFTTLPETLHQSLNTYLEKHPDWDERRLITAAISLFLLQNADGDHRVSQVYLDTLFRRS, encoded by the coding sequence ATGAACTCAACCCAAAATATCTTTACTACCCTTCCTGAAACCCTACATCAATCTCTCAACACCTACTTAGAAAAACATCCTGATTGGGATGAACGTCGCCTTATTACCGCAGCTATTTCTCTGTTTCTGCTGCAAAATGCTGATGGTGACCACCGTGTTTCCCAAGTTTATCTAGATACTCTGTTTCGTCGCAGCTAA